In one Sporomusa sphaeroides DSM 2875 genomic region, the following are encoded:
- a CDS encoding M24 family metallopeptidase encodes MEQRLARLYAMMDTGGVDGIIVTKPENRHYFSGFTGSAGVLLISRQTQKVLTDFRYIEQANQQAPLYQVVRHGASLFETLAEHCRDMGMVRVGFESDFVTWEFYQKLAARLMAIELRPVTLDALRMVKDQSELELLTKAVEIADFAFDQTLKIIKPGITELEVALELEYQMRKLGAEKPAFDTIVASGARGALPHGRATNKVIEAGDFITMDFGAVYQGYHSDMTRTVVAGRATDKQREIYNIVLAAQLAGVNAVKAGKRGKEIDAVSRQIIADAGYSEYFGHGLGHGVGLFIHEEPRLSPLGEVVLAEGMVVSVEPGIYLPSWGGVRIEDLVAVSAAGCTVLTASSKDLIEIAN; translated from the coding sequence ATCGAGCAGCGGCTGGCAAGATTATATGCAATGATGGACACAGGCGGGGTTGATGGCATTATTGTCACCAAACCGGAGAATCGTCACTATTTTAGTGGTTTTACCGGATCGGCGGGTGTACTGCTGATCAGCCGGCAAACACAAAAGGTATTGACTGATTTTAGGTATATTGAACAAGCAAACCAGCAAGCGCCGTTATACCAAGTTGTCCGGCACGGAGCGTCCCTCTTTGAGACGCTGGCAGAGCATTGCCGAGACATGGGAATGGTGCGTGTTGGTTTTGAAAGTGATTTTGTGACATGGGAATTTTATCAAAAATTGGCAGCGCGTCTGATGGCCATAGAGCTTAGGCCTGTTACACTTGATGCCTTACGTATGGTTAAAGATCAATCGGAACTGGAACTGCTCACCAAAGCGGTTGAGATTGCCGATTTTGCCTTTGACCAAACTCTCAAGATAATTAAACCGGGAATTACAGAATTAGAAGTTGCGTTAGAGCTGGAATACCAAATGCGCAAGCTTGGTGCTGAAAAACCGGCGTTTGATACGATTGTGGCTTCCGGAGCGAGAGGTGCGCTGCCGCATGGGAGGGCTACCAATAAAGTCATCGAAGCCGGGGATTTTATAACTATGGATTTTGGCGCAGTTTATCAGGGATATCATTCTGACATGACGCGGACGGTTGTGGCAGGACGAGCGACTGATAAACAGCGCGAAATATATAATATTGTATTAGCGGCTCAATTGGCGGGTGTGAATGCCGTGAAGGCCGGGAAAAGAGGCAAGGAAATCGATGCCGTTTCCAGGCAGATAATTGCTGATGCCGGCTATAGTGAATACTTTGGGCATGGTTTGGGCCATGGGGTGGGGCTGTTTATCCATGAAGAGCCCCGATTGTCGCCGTTAGGGGAAGTCGTCCTGGCAGAAGGCATGGTGGTGTCTGTTGAGCCGGGAATTTATCTTCCCAGCTGGGGCGGCGTACGGATTGAAGATTTAGTTGCAGTTTCTGCTGCCGGCTGTACAGTTCTTACTGCCAGTAGCAAGGATTTAATAGAAATAGCTAATTGA
- the spoIIIAF gene encoding stage III sporulation protein AF has product MIDSITVWVKGIVFVVLFASFLELLLPSNSMQRFVRVIMGLFIMLTILQPVIEIMENKWTKDLQPALATRSESRPDDILHAANHVVDKREQLARDIYKRDLAKQIRATVLAIDGVADAKVTVDLDSTDEQGSKGKSIGRIKNVVIYIEPGITADERKIEKITVGGPAIRETSKKPEQLSTAVTDKVKRTVSELYQLKTGQIGVKRLH; this is encoded by the coding sequence ATGATTGATTCTATTACGGTTTGGGTCAAGGGTATAGTATTTGTCGTACTATTTGCCTCTTTTCTGGAACTGTTGCTGCCTAGCAACAGTATGCAGCGATTTGTGCGAGTGATTATGGGCTTGTTTATTATGCTTACTATTTTACAACCCGTTATTGAGATTATGGAGAATAAGTGGACCAAAGACCTGCAGCCGGCATTAGCAACCCGGTCCGAGAGCCGTCCGGATGATATTTTACACGCAGCCAATCATGTTGTCGATAAAAGGGAACAATTAGCCCGTGATATCTACAAACGGGATTTGGCCAAGCAAATTAGGGCAACAGTACTGGCTATTGACGGGGTTGCTGACGCCAAAGTGACAGTAGACTTAGATAGCACTGACGAGCAAGGCAGCAAAGGTAAAAGTATCGGGAGGATTAAAAATGTAGTGATTTATATTGAACCGGGAATTACTGCCGATGAACGAAAGATTGAAAAAATAACCGTTGGTGGTCCGGCTATCCGCGAAACATCAAAAAAACCGGAACAATTATCTACAGCAGTAACTGACAAGGTTAAACGGACAGTGTCTGAGCTATATCAGCTTAAGACCGGTCAAATTGGGGTTAAACGCTTACATTAA
- a CDS encoding DUF4911 domain-containing protein, producing the protein MKDTIKPICIQVEPKDVNFVNRIMEGYEYLGVVSTLDRKAGILIIRATPDTVGDVREILAHLPIEVQYIEA; encoded by the coding sequence ATGAAAGACACGATAAAACCGATCTGCATTCAGGTTGAACCCAAAGATGTAAATTTTGTCAACCGAATCATGGAAGGATATGAATATCTGGGGGTTGTCAGTACTTTGGACCGGAAGGCCGGAATTTTGATAATCCGGGCAACCCCGGATACGGTCGGCGATGTCCGTGAAATACTGGCCCATCTGCCGATTGAGGTTCAATATATTGAAGCCTGA
- a CDS encoding peptidase U32 family protein produces MKIPELLAPAGNLEKLKMALLYGADAVYMGGKAFGLRAFSDNFEEHELKQGIDFAHSLGKKAYITINIFPHNDDLAALPDYIRTVAAMGADAIIVSDLGVFRIARQVAPALPIHISTQANSTNWSTVQFWQELGAARVVLARELSLADIRLIREKVAVELEAFVHGAMCMSYSGRCLISNYLTGRDANRGQCAQPCRWKYHVMEESRPGVYLPVVEDERGTYIFNSKDLCLITYLPELIDSGLDSFKIEGRMKSVHYVATVIKVYREAIDAYVSAGGAFHFKQEWLEELQKVSHREYTTGFYFNKTTEQDQIYTSSSYLQTHDFIGLVKEYDPATGRAVVEQRNNMKVGEQIEIMQPGRENFVQTIRAMFDAEGHAIDVAPHPQQIITMPVDKPVVPYAMLRRPEAKRGFE; encoded by the coding sequence ATGAAAATACCGGAGTTGTTAGCCCCAGCGGGGAATTTAGAAAAACTAAAGATGGCGCTCCTTTATGGAGCAGATGCTGTGTATATGGGCGGAAAAGCATTTGGCCTGCGGGCCTTCAGCGACAATTTTGAAGAACATGAACTGAAACAAGGCATTGATTTTGCTCACAGTCTGGGCAAAAAAGCCTATATCACGATTAACATTTTTCCTCATAATGATGACCTGGCTGCTTTGCCTGATTACATACGCACTGTTGCTGCTATGGGCGCTGATGCTATCATTGTCTCAGATCTTGGCGTCTTTCGCATAGCCCGCCAAGTCGCGCCGGCGCTGCCTATTCATATCAGCACACAGGCTAACAGCACAAACTGGTCGACCGTTCAGTTTTGGCAAGAGCTTGGTGCAGCACGGGTGGTGCTGGCAAGAGAACTTTCACTGGCCGATATCAGACTTATTCGGGAAAAGGTAGCTGTTGAACTGGAAGCTTTTGTTCATGGTGCGATGTGTATGTCTTATTCGGGGCGCTGTCTGATAAGCAATTATCTAACAGGACGTGACGCTAACCGGGGACAATGTGCGCAGCCTTGCCGCTGGAAATATCATGTTATGGAAGAAAGCAGGCCGGGAGTTTATCTGCCTGTGGTGGAAGATGAACGCGGTACCTATATCTTCAATTCCAAAGACTTATGTCTTATTACTTATTTGCCTGAGTTAATTGACAGTGGCTTAGACAGTTTTAAAATTGAAGGCCGCATGAAAAGTGTTCATTATGTTGCTACCGTTATCAAGGTTTACCGGGAAGCCATTGATGCTTATGTCAGTGCAGGCGGTGCCTTTCACTTTAAGCAGGAATGGCTGGAAGAACTGCAAAAAGTATCGCACCGGGAATATACAACCGGCTTTTATTTTAATAAAACTACCGAACAGGATCAGATTTATACTTCGTCCAGCTATTTGCAAACCCATGATTTTATCGGACTTGTCAAAGAATATGATCCGGCAACAGGCAGGGCTGTTGTTGAGCAGCGCAACAATATGAAGGTTGGGGAACAAATTGAAATTATGCAGCCTGGCAGAGAAAATTTCGTTCAGACCATTCGGGCGATGTTTGATGCCGAAGGTCATGCTATCGATGTAGCGCCTCACCCGCAGCAAATTATAACCATGCCGGTAGACAAACCAGTGGTACCTTACGCTATGCTAAGGCGTCCTGAGGCCAAACGGGGGTTTGAATGA
- the spoIIIAC gene encoding stage III sporulation protein AC — translation MMGLDILFKIAGVGILISVFHTALKQAGKEDMAHLCTLAGFAMVLLWVVQLLGRLFNTVQDVFKLF, via the coding sequence ATGATGGGGCTGGATATTCTATTTAAAATTGCCGGGGTAGGTATCTTGATATCGGTTTTCCACACTGCGTTAAAACAGGCAGGCAAGGAAGACATGGCTCATCTATGTACACTTGCCGGTTTTGCCATGGTGTTATTATGGGTGGTACAACTATTAGGCCGCTTGTTTAACACCGTCCAGGACGTATTTAAGCTGTTCTAA
- a CDS encoding CD1247 N-terminal domain-containing protein, producing MRNLKEKVAYLHGLTQGLNVNEHSSEGKVLLNIIDVLDSFADEVRNVNLAQRELEDYVESIDEDLTDLEEEVYEEDFDNEDDDDYDDEMYEDVFEDDMVEVACPDCHELVTFESEILDDVEDIEVTCPYCGGVVYDNTLDITANHMHDTKDSNHIMHPGI from the coding sequence ATGAGAAATCTTAAGGAAAAGGTCGCCTATTTACATGGATTAACTCAAGGACTTAATGTTAACGAACATTCATCTGAGGGCAAAGTTTTGCTCAATATTATTGATGTACTTGATTCTTTCGCTGATGAAGTCCGTAATGTCAACCTGGCGCAAAGAGAACTCGAAGATTATGTGGAGTCTATTGACGAAGATCTGACTGACCTTGAAGAAGAAGTATATGAAGAAGATTTTGACAATGAAGATGATGATGATTACGACGATGAGATGTATGAAGACGTCTTTGAAGACGATATGGTTGAAGTGGCTTGTCCGGATTGTCATGAACTGGTTACTTTTGAATCCGAGATATTAGATGATGTGGAGGATATCGAGGTTACCTGCCCGTACTGTGGCGGTGTAGTTTATGACAATACCCTGGATATTACGGCAAATCATATGCATGATACAAAAGATTCTAACCATATTATGCATCCAGGTATATAA
- a CDS encoding peptidoglycan D,D-transpeptidase FtsI family protein, which translates to MAYSNRRIYQLLLFFLVAAGFLVLRLFYLQIIHGPQLALEGLSIRVQELPVEVARGEILDCNRLPLTSTSQQYNVIVFPGQIEHKTGQALHKLDTIIDLPQVQLDMALRRLSTSQYPFRLAKDIGYDAARKINEMQIPGIVAVAEKVRYGHGALAAHVVGYINAADNKGVSGIEGMYDELLHGSQPEYVAALVDAGQQLIPGLGYKRMKLTAGNRESNIILTIDKHIQQKVEEVMDHTMVKGAVVVMRPHTGEVLAMASRPAFDANNLSHYLDQNSAPLLNRAISAYQPGSVFKLVVAAAALESKTVRMDDSFFDQGFIDVNNVRFQGWDYEQGPKGRLTLTEAMAHSSNPVFIEIALKLGADKLITMAQKLGYGSRTKLDFWGESKGNLPESDQLYPGDLANLAIGQGFCEATPVQLAQMTATIVNDGIKVEPYIVSMFASPDGAIVKKFQPSSAVRVMSRQTAERLRTMMAAVTQYGTGQAAYVEGAGSAGKTGSAETGRISSTGKGINHAWFAGFTPLDRPQYVIVIFVEEGMSGSNVAAPIFREIAAAVLKQ; encoded by the coding sequence ATGGCTTATTCCAATAGACGCATTTATCAATTGTTATTGTTTTTTCTGGTGGCAGCAGGCTTCTTAGTTCTGCGATTGTTTTATCTTCAGATTATTCACGGTCCGCAGTTAGCGCTGGAAGGGCTGAGTATTCGTGTGCAGGAACTACCGGTAGAAGTTGCCAGAGGCGAGATATTGGATTGTAACCGTTTACCGTTAACCAGCACTTCGCAACAATATAATGTTATCGTATTTCCCGGTCAAATTGAGCATAAAACAGGACAAGCGTTACATAAACTGGATACCATTATCGACTTGCCGCAGGTGCAGCTTGATATGGCGCTGCGCCGCCTAAGCACCAGCCAATATCCTTTTCGGCTGGCTAAAGATATCGGTTATGATGCTGCTCGGAAGATCAACGAAATGCAGATACCAGGGATTGTGGCTGTTGCTGAAAAAGTTCGCTATGGTCATGGTGCGCTGGCTGCTCATGTGGTTGGTTATATCAATGCGGCAGATAACAAAGGGGTCAGCGGCATTGAGGGGATGTATGATGAATTATTACATGGCAGCCAGCCTGAATATGTGGCCGCACTTGTAGATGCCGGCCAGCAGCTTATTCCCGGCCTGGGCTATAAACGGATGAAACTCACTGCCGGCAACAGAGAAAGCAATATTATTTTAACCATTGACAAACATATTCAGCAAAAAGTCGAAGAAGTTATGGATCATACTATGGTTAAGGGTGCCGTGGTAGTTATGCGCCCCCATACAGGCGAGGTGCTGGCTATGGCTTCACGGCCGGCTTTTGATGCGAATAATCTGAGCCATTATTTGGATCAAAACAGTGCTCCGCTCTTAAACCGGGCAATTTCAGCCTACCAGCCCGGATCGGTGTTTAAATTGGTAGTAGCCGCAGCTGCATTGGAAAGCAAGACCGTGCGCATGGATGACAGCTTTTTTGATCAAGGCTTCATTGATGTGAATAATGTCCGGTTCCAGGGATGGGATTACGAACAAGGGCCCAAAGGCCGGCTGACGCTTACGGAAGCCATGGCCCATTCCAGTAATCCGGTATTTATTGAAATAGCTTTAAAACTGGGAGCTGACAAGCTTATTACTATGGCCCAAAAGCTTGGGTACGGTTCCCGGACCAAGCTGGATTTTTGGGGTGAAAGTAAAGGTAATTTGCCGGAGAGTGATCAGTTATATCCGGGTGATTTGGCTAATTTAGCCATTGGCCAGGGTTTTTGTGAAGCTACACCGGTACAGTTGGCCCAAATGACGGCAACCATTGTCAACGACGGGATCAAAGTGGAGCCATATATTGTAAGCATGTTTGCCAGTCCTGACGGTGCAATTGTAAAAAAATTTCAACCCAGTTCGGCGGTGCGGGTAATGTCACGGCAAACGGCCGAAAGATTGCGGACAATGATGGCAGCTGTTACTCAATATGGAACCGGCCAGGCTGCTTATGTAGAAGGGGCTGGTTCGGCCGGTAAAACAGGTTCGGCTGAAACCGGGCGAATCAGTTCAACCGGTAAAGGTATTAACCACGCTTGGTTTGCCGGGTTTACACCCCTTGATCGGCCGCAATATGTCATAGTTATATTTGTCGAAGAAGGCATGTCAGGCAGCAATGTTGCTGCTCCCATTTTTCGGGAAATAGCAGCAGCTGTTTTGAAGCAGTAA
- the spoIIIAE gene encoding stage III sporulation protein AE produces MKKIIIIVLLLVLYSNIAWAAPEENQAIPFELLEESSVNQVNHFIQTVNKELHEDIPLLTTDVIKDIASKGFSIDWQAVGNKFIAYLFKELATNIHLMGKLLFLAVLCALLQNLQNSFEQSSISLLSYSVCFIFLCVIALSAFYQGLSLARETVGNIVGFMEALLPLLLSLLAGVGALTSAALFTPLMLFVVSATSVVVKDIILPLLFLTAVLECVNYLSGKYKLSNLTSVLKQAGMMVLGLVLVVFIGIVSIQGVAGSVADGLTLRTAKYATATFIPVVGKMFADTVELVMGASLVLKNAVGIFGVLTIALLCALPVIKLISLVVVIKIAGALIQPMGDENMAKCLDAMGNNLLLVFGALLTVVLMLFLVITMIIGAGSVAMMLR; encoded by the coding sequence GTGAAGAAAATAATAATAATAGTGTTACTGCTTGTTTTGTATAGCAATATTGCCTGGGCAGCACCTGAGGAAAATCAGGCAATTCCGTTTGAGTTGCTGGAGGAGTCATCAGTCAATCAGGTAAATCACTTTATTCAGACCGTTAATAAGGAATTGCATGAAGATATCCCGCTCTTGACTACCGATGTAATTAAAGATATTGCCAGTAAGGGATTTTCTATTGACTGGCAGGCGGTAGGTAATAAATTTATTGCCTACCTGTTTAAGGAATTAGCAACCAATATCCATCTTATGGGTAAACTTTTGTTTTTGGCTGTTTTGTGTGCTTTATTACAGAATTTGCAAAATTCATTTGAGCAATCCTCCATTTCACTATTATCCTATAGTGTCTGCTTTATTTTCCTGTGTGTCATTGCCTTAAGTGCTTTTTATCAAGGACTCTCCCTTGCGCGGGAAACTGTAGGCAATATAGTTGGCTTTATGGAGGCACTGCTGCCGCTGCTGCTGTCTCTGCTAGCCGGAGTTGGTGCTTTGACCTCGGCAGCATTGTTTACCCCGTTAATGCTATTTGTGGTTAGTGCAACCAGTGTGGTGGTTAAAGATATCATCTTACCTTTGTTATTTTTAACTGCAGTTTTAGAATGTGTCAACTATCTCTCCGGCAAATACAAACTCAGTAATTTGACCAGTGTGCTGAAACAGGCCGGTATGATGGTACTGGGCTTAGTACTTGTAGTATTTATTGGCATAGTAAGTATTCAGGGAGTCGCCGGCAGTGTTGCCGACGGGCTGACCTTGCGGACGGCAAAATATGCAACAGCCACCTTTATCCCGGTAGTGGGTAAAATGTTTGCCGATACGGTTGAATTAGTTATGGGGGCATCCCTGGTATTAAAAAATGCGGTAGGCATCTTTGGTGTATTGACAATTGCATTGCTGTGTGCGCTGCCTGTCATCAAACTTATCTCCCTGGTAGTAGTAATTAAAATTGCCGGAGCACTGATCCAGCCCATGGGTGATGAGAATATGGCTAAATGTCTTGATGCTATGGGTAATAACCTGTTATTGGTATTCGGTGCGTTACTCACCGTTGTTCTCATGTTGTTTTTGGTAATTACTATGATTATCGGTGCCGGCAGTGTTGCCATGATGCTCCGATAG
- a CDS encoding O-methyltransferase, whose protein sequence is MDKQQQILITMQDYANIHKVPIISREGGRLLQEVTAAAKPVSILEIGTAIGYSTLLLTAAMAPNGKITTIEQDGARLEIASNFLAQAGKLEQVTMIAGDAGEVLPALTGSFDLVFIDAAKGQYLDYLHKVMDKLLPGAVIIADNVLFRGWVLDDSNAPRRFRTIIKRLKAYLDFVTKDKRFKTVVHHTGDGMAVSHYQGRANI, encoded by the coding sequence ATGGACAAGCAACAGCAGATCTTAATTACCATGCAGGACTACGCCAATATTCATAAGGTACCAATTATCAGCCGGGAAGGCGGCCGCTTGCTGCAGGAAGTGACTGCAGCCGCCAAACCGGTATCGATTTTAGAAATCGGGACAGCGATTGGCTATTCCACGCTCTTATTGACGGCTGCAATGGCACCGAATGGCAAGATCACAACCATTGAGCAAGATGGAGCCCGGCTCGAAATTGCCAGCAATTTTTTGGCTCAGGCGGGCAAGCTTGAGCAGGTTACCATGATTGCCGGTGATGCCGGCGAGGTTTTACCGGCATTAACCGGCAGTTTTGATTTGGTATTTATTGATGCAGCCAAGGGGCAATATCTTGACTATTTGCATAAAGTTATGGATAAACTGCTTCCAGGAGCTGTTATTATTGCCGATAATGTTCTATTTAGAGGCTGGGTTCTTGATGACAGTAACGCACCCAGACGTTTTCGCACAATTATTAAACGGCTTAAGGCGTACCTTGACTTTGTAACTAAGGATAAGCGGTTCAAGACGGTAGTGCATCACACTGGTGATGGTATGGCCGTATCGCATTATCAGGGAAGGGCGAATATATGA
- the spoIIIAD gene encoding stage III sporulation protein AD, which produces MEIIQIIGLGFIVTLLILVIKQQRPELAVQLGLTLSAIIFLMVLSKLNVVLDLFRDLAEKANISQMYLNTILKIIGIAYVTEFGAQVCRDAGEGAVAGKIEFAGKILVMVMAVPIIALVLDTIVRLIP; this is translated from the coding sequence ATGGAAATCATTCAAATCATTGGGCTTGGATTTATCGTTACCTTGCTAATCTTAGTAATAAAACAGCAACGTCCTGAGCTTGCCGTACAGCTCGGCTTGACGCTGTCGGCTATTATCTTTTTAATGGTGCTAAGCAAACTGAATGTTGTACTTGATTTATTTCGTGACTTAGCAGAAAAAGCCAATATTAGCCAGATGTATTTAAATACTATCCTCAAAATTATTGGTATTGCTTATGTGACCGAATTTGGTGCCCAAGTATGTCGTGACGCTGGTGAAGGAGCAGTCGCCGGAAAAATTGAATTTGCCGGCAAGATATTGGTTATGGTTATGGCCGTACCAATTATCGCCTTGGTACTGGATACCATTGTAAGACTCATTCCTTAA
- the efp gene encoding elongation factor P, translating into MISVNDFRTGVTVEIEGDVWQVVDFQHVKPGKGAAFVRAKLKNGRTGAVVERTFNAGEKLPKAHVDRREMQFLYESDGMFNLMDNETFEQIELSAEQMGDARKFLKENMNIAVLFFQGNVIGMDLPMSVELTVVETDPGIRGDTATGGTKPAKLETGHVVRVPLFINVGEVLRIDTRSGDYIERA; encoded by the coding sequence ATGATTTCAGTAAATGATTTTCGTACCGGTGTAACAGTGGAAATTGAGGGTGATGTCTGGCAGGTTGTTGACTTTCAACACGTAAAACCAGGCAAAGGAGCTGCATTTGTCCGGGCCAAATTAAAAAATGGCCGTACCGGTGCTGTTGTTGAGCGGACGTTCAATGCTGGCGAAAAATTACCCAAAGCACATGTTGATCGTCGTGAAATGCAATTCCTGTATGAAAGCGACGGAATGTTCAATTTAATGGATAATGAAACTTTTGAACAGATTGAATTATCGGCTGAGCAAATGGGTGATGCGCGTAAATTCTTAAAAGAAAATATGAATATTGCCGTATTATTCTTCCAAGGTAATGTAATTGGCATGGATTTGCCTATGTCGGTTGAACTTACTGTTGTTGAAACAGACCCCGGTATTCGTGGCGATACCGCCACCGGTGGTACCAAACCGGCTAAGCTGGAAACCGGCCATGTTGTGCGTGTGCCGCTGTTTATCAATGTCGGTGAGGTTTTGAGAATAGATACCCGTTCCGGCGATTATATCGAGCGGGCATAA
- the aroQ gene encoding type II 3-dehydroquinate dehydratase, whose translation MRADTEKILVLHGPNLNLLGKREPDIYGATTLEDINTMLQERAEGLGLELTVIQTNHEGVMIDAIQQAQGQYACIIINPAAFTHYSIAVRDALAAVSVPAIEVHLSNIYRREDFRHHSVISPIAVGQIAGFGANSYLLALEAAAGLLGADKQ comes from the coding sequence TTGAGAGCAGATACAGAAAAAATATTGGTTTTGCACGGACCCAATCTGAATTTGCTGGGAAAGCGTGAGCCGGATATATACGGTGCGACTACACTTGAAGATATTAATACAATGCTGCAGGAAAGGGCAGAAGGATTGGGTTTGGAACTGACTGTCATTCAGACAAACCATGAAGGCGTCATGATTGATGCCATTCAGCAGGCTCAGGGCCAGTATGCCTGTATTATTATCAATCCGGCCGCCTTTACCCATTATAGCATTGCTGTGAGGGATGCACTGGCAGCAGTCAGTGTTCCTGCTATTGAAGTGCATTTATCGAATATCTATCGCCGGGAAGACTTCCGTCATCATTCGGTTATTTCACCAATAGCTGTTGGCCAAATAGCAGGATTTGGTGCAAATAGCTACCTGTTGGCGCTGGAAGCAGCAGCAGGTTTACTAGGAGCAGATAAACAATGA
- the spoIIIAA gene encoding stage III sporulation protein AA has product MKNRKSILQQEICPVLPSHIASLLLQLPDNIINEITEIRIRVNQPLLLVLDNSDIMVPQAGKTAASEAYCCNSQDLSRIFQLLCKNSVYAFEEEVSQGYLTIPGGHRVGLAGQATVFAGVIKTIKCISSLNFRLAKAIPGCADSILPYMVDRECGRIVNTLLISPPRCGKTTILRDLIRQLSTGKPSLGIAGVQIGVVDERSEIAACQNGIPSVDLGPRVDVLDTCPKASGMLMLIRSMAPQVVATDELGRQEDVIAVREAICAGVTVVATVHSRTVNELYERPYIGELLAQKLFDRYVVLSSRLGPGTIEEIFDSRQEKVLYTCPDEVGICG; this is encoded by the coding sequence ATGAAAAACAGGAAAAGCATTTTACAACAGGAGATTTGTCCGGTCTTGCCTTCCCATATTGCCAGCTTGTTACTGCAGCTGCCTGACAACATTATCAATGAGATCACCGAAATCCGTATCAGGGTCAATCAGCCCTTACTGCTGGTCTTAGACAACAGCGATATTATGGTTCCACAGGCAGGTAAAACGGCTGCGTCAGAGGCCTATTGCTGCAACAGCCAGGATTTGTCCCGTATATTTCAACTGTTATGCAAGAATTCCGTTTATGCTTTTGAAGAAGAAGTGAGTCAAGGATATTTGACTATTCCTGGCGGTCACCGGGTTGGTTTGGCTGGACAGGCAACAGTTTTTGCCGGGGTCATTAAAACAATCAAGTGTATCAGCTCGCTAAATTTCCGGTTGGCCAAAGCTATTCCGGGCTGTGCCGACAGTATTCTGCCTTATATGGTAGACCGGGAATGCGGGAGGATAGTAAATACCTTGCTCATTTCACCGCCACGGTGTGGTAAAACCACCATCCTGCGCGATCTAATCAGACAGTTAAGTACAGGTAAGCCGTCACTCGGTATTGCCGGAGTACAAATTGGTGTGGTGGACGAACGTTCCGAAATTGCCGCCTGTCAAAACGGAATTCCCAGTGTCGATTTAGGTCCGCGTGTTGATGTGCTTGATACCTGCCCCAAAGCAAGCGGGATGCTTATGCTGATCCGTTCAATGGCTCCTCAGGTAGTAGCAACAGATGAATTGGGACGGCAGGAAGACGTAATTGCGGTAAGGGAGGCCATTTGTGCCGGTGTAACAGTGGTTGCTACCGTTCATAGCCGGACGGTTAATGAGCTGTATGAGCGTCCGTACATTGGCGAATTACTGGCACAAAAGCTTTTTGACAGGTATGTCGTCCTTAGCAGTCGCTTAGGGCCAGGTACTATTGAAGAAATATTCGATTCACGCCAAGAAAAAGTTTTATATACTTGTCCGGATGAGGTGGGAATATGTGGTTGA
- the spoIIIAB gene encoding stage III sporulation protein SpoIIIAB, which translates to MWLKILGSLLVIIASVSLGFMLAAQYAERPRQIRQIISCLSALKSHINYTAIPLPAALVQSTGGITGPIAELFQAMASLLADNGLTPQAALNQALKDSNKLVLHNPEREVLSVFSANLGGMNREEQHKSLDLAQEQLSRIQYEAERLCEQNVKMYRYLGICGGLAVVIVLV; encoded by the coding sequence ATGTGGTTGAAAATACTAGGCAGTTTGCTGGTCATCATTGCCAGCGTTTCTCTGGGGTTTATGTTAGCGGCACAGTATGCCGAACGTCCGCGGCAAATTCGCCAAATAATCAGTTGTTTGTCGGCGCTAAAGTCTCATATTAATTATACGGCAATCCCCTTACCGGCAGCCTTAGTTCAGTCTACCGGCGGTATTACCGGGCCTATAGCCGAATTGTTTCAAGCCATGGCATCATTACTGGCAGATAACGGCTTAACACCACAGGCGGCATTGAATCAGGCCCTTAAAGACTCAAATAAGCTAGTCTTACATAACCCTGAAAGGGAAGTTCTGTCAGTATTTAGCGCCAACTTAGGTGGTATGAACCGGGAAGAACAACATAAATCGCTTGATTTGGCCCAGGAACAATTATCACGGATTCAATATGAAGCCGAAAGACTATGTGAACAGAATGTTAAAATGTATCGCTATCTGGGTATCTGCGGCGGGTTGGCAGTAGTCATAGTTCTGGTATAA